A portion of the Lolium rigidum isolate FL_2022 chromosome 1, APGP_CSIRO_Lrig_0.1, whole genome shotgun sequence genome contains these proteins:
- the LOC124676754 gene encoding geraniol 8-hydroxylase-like → MFLFLAWLPWLVASLFSIYLLDLFAHARRRLPPGPTPLPLIGSLHLLGDQPHRSLARLAGTYGPLMSLRLGAVTTVVASSPDVAREFLQKHDAVCATRLVNDAVGDHARNSVAWLPHAPRWRSLRKTMATELFAPHRLDALQGLRSDKVRELAAHVARLASDGAEIDVGRVAFTTILNLLSGTIFSRDLTSLDDHGGSKEFQLLVAEIMEAAGCPNVSDFFPALARADLQGLRRQMARMFARLHAVFDAEVDLRQRRREDGDPGKESEDFLDVLLDVAARDGAKAGLDRDTLRSLFTDLFVAGSDTSSSTVEWAMAELLRNPSSMAKAHEELTQVINMRRSIEESDIDQLPYLQAVVKETFRLHPPVPLLLPRQAQANVRIAGFMVPQGARVLVNVWAMGRDEGIWLEPDKFMPERFLGRTVDYKGCDFELLPFGAGRRVCPGMPLASRMVHVVLATLLNQFEWKLPVEVERAGIDMTEKFGVSLTKVVPLCAIAIPI, encoded by the exons ATGTTTCTGTTTCTTGCCTGGCTGCCATGGCTCGTCGCCTCCCTCTTCTCTATCTACCTGCTCGACCTCTTCGCCCacgcacgccgccgcctccctccaggCCCCACTCCCCTGCCACTCATCGGCAGCCTCCACCTCCTGGGCGACCAGCCGCACCGCTCCCTCGCCCGCCTCGCCGGGACCTACGGCCCGCTCATGTCCCTCCGCTTGGGTGCGGTCACCACGGTGGTCGCCTCCTCGCCGGACGTCGCCCGCGAGTTCTTACAGAAGCACGACGCCGTCTGCGCCACCCGCTTAGTAAACGACGCCGTGGGCGACCACGCCAGGAATTCCGTCGCCTGGCTTCCCCACGCGCCACGGTGGCGCTCGCTGCGGAAGACCATGGCCACGGAGCTCTTTGCGCCGCACCGGCTCGACGCGCTCCAGGGCCTCCGGAGCGACAAGGTGCGGGAGCTCGCTGCCCACGTCGCCCGGCTTGCAAGCGACGGTGCCGAGATTGACGTCGGCCGCGTGGCGTTCACGACGATCCTGAACCTCCTATCCGGCACCATCTTCTCGAGGGACCTCACGAGCCTCGACGACCACGGCGGGTCCAAGGAGTTCCAGTTGCTGGTAGCCGAGATCATGGAGGCCGCGGGTTGTCCGAACGTGTCGGACTTCTTCCCGGCGCTCGCGCGTGCCGACCTGCAGGGGCTGCGCCGGCAGATGGCGAGGATGTTCGCGCGGCTGCACGCGGTGTTCGACGCGGAGGTGGACCTGAGGCAGCGGAGGCGTGAGGACGGCGATCCCGGGAAGGAGAGCGAGGACTTCCTCGACGTGCTGCTCGACGTCGCGGCGCGTGACGGCGCCAAGGCCGGCCTCGACCGCGACACGCTGAGGTCGCTGTTCACG GATTTGTTTGTCGCGGGCAGTGACACAAGCTCAAGCACAGTGGAATGGGCGATGGCAGAGCTTCTCCGGaacccatcatcaatggcgaaagCCCACGAGGAGCTCACACAAGTCATCAACATGAGGAGGAGCATCGAAGAATCTGATATTGACCAATTGCCATACCTTCAAGCCGTAGTCAAGGAGACATTTCGGTTGCATCCTCCGGTTCCGTTGTTGCTACCGCGGCAAGCCCAGGCAAACGTAAGGATCGCGGGTTTCATGGTGCCCCAAGGTGCCCGTGTGTTGGTGAATGTGTGGGCGATGGGCCGAGACGAAGGCATCTGGCTTGAACCAGACAAGTTCATGCCGGAGAGGTTTCTCGGAAGGACGGTGGACTACAAAGGTTGTGATTTCGAGCTCCTCCCGTTCGGTGCAGGGCGGCGGGTGTGCCCCGGGATGCCGTTGGCGAGCAGGATGGTGCATGTGGTCCTCGCAACATTGTTGAATCAGTTCGAGTGGAAGCTCCCGGTGGAGGTGGAAAGGGCAGGGATTGATATGACTGAGAAGTTCGGGGTGAGCCTCACCAAAGTTGTTCCTCTTTGTGCTATAGCTATACCAATTTGA